From the Francisella frigiditurris genome, one window contains:
- the dnaQ gene encoding DNA polymerase III subunit epsilon codes for MARQVFIDTETTGFDFKIGNRIIEFGAVEVIDRRLTGRTLHFYCNPNYEVEAGALAVHGLTNEFLSDKPSFGEKVDEMMEFLKGSEVIIHNAAFDVPFINWELGLLKNNKWGILESHVAKITDSLDIAKKKHPLQKNNLDALCKRYHIRNDHRKFHGALLDSELLADVYLAMTGGQTYLSLQNSKNNTEVKVDIDLEAVNLRCLSSEKQYNIEHQNYLEKVLKLEKNLW; via the coding sequence ATGGCAAGACAAGTTTTTATAGATACAGAAACTACAGGCTTTGATTTCAAAATTGGAAATAGGATTATTGAATTTGGAGCTGTAGAGGTTATAGATAGGCGCCTTACTGGTAGAACCTTACATTTTTATTGTAACCCTAATTATGAGGTTGAAGCAGGAGCCTTAGCTGTTCATGGATTAACTAATGAATTTTTATCTGATAAGCCATCTTTTGGTGAGAAAGTAGATGAGATGATGGAATTTCTTAAGGGCTCAGAAGTTATAATACATAATGCTGCATTTGATGTTCCTTTTATAAATTGGGAGCTTGGCTTATTAAAGAATAATAAGTGGGGAATTTTAGAAAGTCATGTAGCTAAGATAACAGATAGTTTAGATATTGCTAAAAAAAAGCATCCATTACAAAAAAATAATTTGGATGCTCTATGTAAAAGATATCATATAAGAAATGATCATAGAAAATTTCATGGAGCTTTACTTGACTCAGAGCTTTTAGCAGATGTTTATTTAGCAATGACAGGAGGACAGACCTATCTATCTTTACAAAATTCAAAGAATAATACAGAGGTTAAAGTCGATATTGATCTAGAGGCGGTAAATCTAAGATGCCTTTCATCTGAAAAACAATATAATATTGAGCACCAAAACTATTTAGAAAAAGTTCTAAAATTAGAGAAGAATTTATGGTAA
- a CDS encoding peroxiredoxin, which produces MVLVGKKAPIFNAPAVLGNGEIVDNYDFAAETKGKYAVIVFYPLDFTFVCPSELIALDKRTAKLKELGVEVISVSIDSHFTHNAWRNTPVNDGGIGPVKYTMVADIAQTIVKDYDVQAEGGMAYRGTFLIDKEGVVRHQVVNDLPLGRNMDEVIRMVEALQFHEQYGEVCPAGWNKGDEGMKASPKGVAEYLADHSKDL; this is translated from the coding sequence ATGGTATTAGTTGGTAAAAAAGCACCTATTTTTAATGCTCCAGCAGTTTTGGGTAATGGAGAAATAGTTGATAACTATGATTTTGCAGCAGAAACTAAAGGTAAATATGCAGTAATTGTATTTTATCCTCTAGATTTTACTTTTGTATGTCCTTCTGAGCTTATAGCATTAGATAAAAGAACTGCTAAATTAAAAGAGCTTGGAGTAGAGGTTATTTCTGTATCTATTGATTCTCATTTTACACATAATGCTTGGAGAAATACTCCAGTTAATGATGGTGGAATTGGACCAGTTAAATATACAATGGTAGCTGATATTGCACAAACTATAGTAAAAGATTATGATGTTCAAGCTGAAGGCGGTATGGCTTATAGAGGAACCTTCTTGATTGATAAAGAAGGTGTTGTTCGCCATCAAGTAGTTAATGATCTACCTTTAGGGAGAAACATGGATGAAGTTATAAGAATGGTAGAAGCATTACAATTTCATGAGCAGTATGGTGAAGTATGTCCTGCTGGTTGGAATAAAGGTGATGAAGGAATGAAAGCATCTCCTAAAGGCGTTGCTGAATATCTAGCAGACCATTCTAAAGATTTATAA
- a CDS encoding DUF3573 domain-containing protein: protein MKLSKVKLFFLGFFLISSVYANEGNQKSTDNLTDADTKVLLELQKQIQELQGEINSYKETDPRANFGIPPATSNTEGFVTYSSKVGPEEDIGIDKILKGAPDGSVIDDAANEDFFQYTISSSIINSKGGIDVSEAAPITTQGQVSYLGSFSGNNSIPIGQISSNLFASTLLGQRGKFDDYSVFFGGFIEADAQVWFGSQIPTRKNNRSANGQNIYLNSAKLFFLSNLGHYVTAQFDFDADGADNFNVGNAFVIFGNLDTSPWFVTAGRNKLSVGSFGGGGPLTAGITKNLFSPGNVTNVSLNYKNERHNFNIAVFGAENTNTSSTDADFSLAYFYAAPVNEYLALGFNAGYIFNGRGAGTRNFDNITDTARVGVVNSDINLALSNILPGLFQVGAGWAQTTNTSSQYNGISNTYAGAWTIQANYAQKLAGRNTNFNVSYGQTYNANNIPMKLSSPVIGDNVTNGIGMSNQLIFSAQRAYFDNNVLFGPEYSYQKLYNGQSTNTITLDMAVYV from the coding sequence ATGAAGCTATCTAAAGTTAAGTTATTTTTTTTAGGATTTTTTTTAATTAGCAGTGTTTATGCTAATGAAGGAAATCAAAAAAGTACAGATAACTTAACTGATGCTGATACAAAAGTACTTTTGGAGTTGCAAAAGCAAATCCAAGAGTTACAAGGTGAAATTAATAGTTATAAAGAAACAGATCCGAGAGCTAATTTTGGGATACCTCCAGCGACTAGCAATACAGAAGGTTTTGTAACTTATAGTTCTAAAGTTGGTCCTGAAGAGGATATAGGAATAGATAAAATATTAAAAGGTGCTCCAGATGGTAGTGTTATTGATGATGCTGCTAATGAAGACTTTTTTCAATATACTATTTCTAGCAGTATTATAAATAGTAAAGGCGGGATTGATGTTTCAGAAGCTGCGCCTATCACAACTCAAGGTCAGGTTTCTTATTTAGGTTCATTCTCTGGTAACAACTCTATTCCAATAGGACAAATTAGCTCAAACCTTTTTGCTTCAACATTATTAGGGCAAAGAGGAAAATTTGATGATTATTCTGTTTTCTTTGGTGGATTTATTGAGGCCGATGCTCAAGTATGGTTTGGATCTCAAATACCAACAAGAAAAAATAATCGTAGTGCTAATGGGCAAAATATTTATTTAAATTCAGCTAAATTATTTTTCCTATCAAATTTAGGACATTATGTTACAGCTCAGTTTGACTTCGATGCCGATGGTGCGGATAATTTCAATGTTGGTAATGCTTTTGTTATATTTGGTAACTTAGATACTTCCCCATGGTTTGTAACGGCAGGTAGAAATAAACTTTCTGTCGGATCGTTTGGTGGTGGTGGTCCATTAACAGCGGGTATTACGAAAAACTTATTCTCTCCAGGTAACGTAACAAACGTTTCATTAAATTATAAAAATGAAAGACATAACTTTAATATTGCGGTTTTTGGTGCAGAAAATACAAATACAAGTTCTACTGATGCAGATTTTTCATTAGCATATTTTTATGCTGCTCCAGTTAATGAATACTTGGCTTTAGGTTTTAATGCTGGATACATTTTTAATGGCAGGGGAGCTGGTACACGTAATTTTGATAATATAACAGATACTGCTAGAGTAGGTGTTGTAAACTCAGATATTAACTTAGCATTATCAAATATCCTTCCAGGGTTATTCCAGGTTGGTGCTGGTTGGGCTCAGACAACTAATACTAGTTCTCAATATAATGGCATAAGTAATACTTATGCAGGTGCTTGGACTATCCAGGCTAACTATGCTCAGAAGTTAGCTGGTAGAAATACTAACTTTAACGTAAGTTATGGACAAACATATAATGCTAATAATATTCCAATGAAGCTTTCATCACCAGTTATTGGAGATAATGTAACTAATGGTATAGGTATGTCAAATCAATTAATTTTCTCAGCTCAGAGGGCATATTTTGATAATAATGTACTATTTGGTCCAGAATACTCTTACCAGAAACTATATAATGGACAATCTACAAATACGATTACATTAGATATGGCTGTTTATGTTTAA
- a CDS encoding alkaline phosphatase family protein translates to MKLNKITLSLLSLSLVGNAFAVEINNQKPNDYGDLPVIEKKLFNNASSLQTKTPIKHLVIIFQENNSFDRYFGVYPNALNPDGEPPFVAKKDTPAVNGLTEQLLKKNPNSKNPYRLDRDFQPCSQNHEYYAEIASFNGGLMNLFVENSGHDSDDYKQSCEGQVMGYYDGNTVTALWNYAQNFALNDNTYGTTFGPSTPGALNLVAGANGPASTPTDNGEDLENGYIIDDPNPYYDDCSYGSSKSGSASTAVAQITDGKNVGHLLNDVGITWGWFQGGFAPTDYDGEIAICNSMSKNRYGVKSRDYIPHHEPFNYWKDTSNPHHLAPSEDSYIGSSDQANHQYDVKAFWKAVKDGNMPAVSYLKPPGYQDGHGGYSNPLDEQEWLVKTINKIQKSKEWDSTAIVIIYDDSDGDYDHVYSPKSQFSDIPGRKGYGPRLPMLVISPYSKVNYVDHTQLNQTSVLKFIEYNWNLDSVGEYSNDKYSNNILNMFDFDKKDKNSKLILNPKSGLIK, encoded by the coding sequence ATGAAATTAAATAAAATAACATTATCATTATTAAGTTTGAGCTTGGTAGGTAATGCTTTTGCAGTTGAAATAAATAATCAAAAGCCGAATGATTATGGTGATTTACCTGTAATAGAAAAGAAACTATTTAATAATGCTAGTAGCCTGCAAACAAAAACACCAATAAAACATTTGGTAATTATTTTTCAAGAAAACAATTCATTTGACAGATATTTTGGAGTATATCCAAATGCGTTAAATCCAGATGGAGAACCTCCATTTGTTGCAAAAAAAGATACTCCAGCAGTTAATGGATTAACTGAGCAGTTATTAAAGAAAAATCCTAATTCTAAAAATCCTTATAGGCTAGATAGGGACTTTCAACCATGTTCACAAAATCATGAGTACTATGCTGAAATAGCCTCCTTTAATGGTGGGCTAATGAATTTATTCGTAGAGAATAGTGGGCATGATAGTGATGATTATAAGCAAAGCTGTGAAGGGCAGGTTATGGGTTACTATGATGGTAATACTGTTACAGCTTTATGGAACTATGCTCAAAACTTTGCGCTAAATGATAATACTTATGGTACAACTTTTGGCCCATCTACTCCAGGAGCATTAAATTTAGTAGCTGGTGCTAATGGGCCGGCTAGCACTCCGACAGATAATGGCGAAGATTTAGAGAATGGTTATATTATAGATGATCCAAATCCATATTATGATGATTGTTCTTATGGTTCTAGTAAATCTGGTAGTGCATCTACTGCAGTGGCACAAATTACTGATGGTAAGAATGTTGGGCACCTATTAAATGATGTTGGAATAACTTGGGGATGGTTCCAAGGTGGTTTTGCTCCAACTGATTATGATGGAGAGATAGCTATATGTAACTCTATGAGTAAGAATAGATATGGTGTTAAATCTAGAGATTATATCCCTCATCATGAGCCATTTAACTATTGGAAAGATACATCTAATCCACATCATCTAGCTCCATCAGAAGATAGTTATATAGGAAGTAGTGATCAGGCTAATCACCAGTATGATGTTAAGGCATTTTGGAAAGCTGTTAAAGATGGTAATATGCCTGCAGTATCATATTTAAAACCACCAGGATATCAAGACGGTCACGGAGGTTATTCTAATCCTTTAGATGAACAAGAATGGTTAGTTAAAACTATAAATAAGATTCAAAAGTCAAAAGAATGGGATAGCACAGCGATAGTGATTATTTACGATGATTCAGATGGTGATTATGATCATGTTTATAGTCCTAAGTCACAATTTAGTGATATACCTGGTAGAAAAGGCTATGGTCCAAGATTACCGATGTTAGTTATATCACCATATTCAAAAGTTAATTATGTTGATCATACACAATTAAATCAAACATCAGTTCTTAAATTTATTGAATATAACTGGAATTTGGATTCGGTTGGTGAATATAGTAATGATAAATATTCAAATAATATATTGAATATGTTTGATTTTGATAAGAAAGATAAAAATTCTAAACTTATCTTAAATCCTAAGTCAGGCCTTATTAAATAG
- a CDS encoding HAD family hydrolase, with protein MLLINKNTKLLIFDCDGTIANNMPIHINAWETVLINHNLHITTENLDNFHGMPSRYILKHLYKHLNDLEINHIANEIASYTNKNIDKGIAIKPAIEIINKYYNHKKMVVLSGGTKKNVFKTLDALGITNLFNEIITADDDHPSKNTTEAFTLIADKYDIPYHECHVFEDGVPGLIHALKAGMTVTDMRTIDL; from the coding sequence ATGCTCCTAATTAATAAAAATACTAAACTTTTAATATTTGATTGTGATGGAACTATTGCAAATAATATGCCCATTCACATAAATGCTTGGGAAACTGTTTTAATTAATCATAATTTACATATAACTACTGAAAACTTAGATAACTTTCATGGAATGCCTAGTAGATATATATTAAAACATTTATATAAACACCTTAATGATTTAGAAATTAATCATATCGCTAATGAAATAGCTTCTTATACTAATAAAAATATCGACAAAGGAATAGCTATAAAACCTGCTATTGAGATTATAAATAAATATTATAATCATAAGAAGATGGTTGTTTTGTCTGGTGGTACAAAGAAAAATGTCTTCAAGACACTTGATGCTCTTGGGATAACCAACCTATTTAATGAAATAATTACTGCGGATGATGATCACCCTTCTAAAAATACTACAGAAGCATTCACTTTAATTGCTGATAAATATGATATTCCTTATCATGAGTGTCATGTATTTGAAGATGGGGTTCCTGGCTTAATTCATGCATTAAAAGCTGGAATGACTGTTACAGATATGAGAACAATCGATTTATAA